The proteins below are encoded in one region of Tessaracoccus aquimaris:
- a CDS encoding DUF4244 domain-containing protein, producing MSTLVTRQRPLRRLAQRGLTTVEYAIGLLAAAAVALVLLRIFNDNTFFKTMFDWVIDIFGKVAGGL from the coding sequence ATGTCCACCCTTGTCACCCGGCAGCGTCCGCTGCGTCGGCTCGCCCAGCGCGGCCTCACCACCGTCGAGTACGCGATCGGCCTGTTGGCCGCGGCGGCCGTCGCGCTGGTGCTGCTGCGCATCTTCAACGACAACACCTTCTTCAAGACCATGTTCGACTGGGTCATCGACATCTTCGGCAAGGTCGCCGGAGGCCTCTGA
- a CDS encoding DEAD/DEAH box helicase — protein sequence MNYEWVLSGREVAATATREPSVAVVADWPDWLPTQAAEAIVASGVERAWAHQVEFAEHLFRGRHAIVSTPTGSGKTLGYLLPILAAQHGRIGFTVDSARTRLTAPRHTALYLAPTKALAHDQARAAAALGPRGWRVAALDGDSDVAERRFAREHASFILTNPDMLHFSVLPNHERWASFLGSLRYIVIDEAHRYQGMFGAHVAQVVRRLRRLAALHGAEPVVALSSATAPNAAEFAATLIGAEAVESVSGDTSPAGRRTVALWRPSGSLRTDTARLLAGLSDRGAQTIAFVASRQGAELVSIAAQEQASDPARIASYRGGYLAADRRELEAGLHSGQLRGLASTNALELGVDIAGMDAVLVSGYPGKLASFWQQAGRAGRRGQDALVVLLASENPLDAYLMEHPELVFEVPVERAVLHPDNPRVLGLHLAAAAQESPLRDSDDRWFGPATAATAAALVGQGVLRDRNGRYFWTRPDRAVDFINLRSIGERPLDIIERDTGRVLGVVDMAAVDRTVHPGAVYLHQGESFLVDHLDVEEHQALVVAGRPRYYTQPQSTFDIQIVREAEHRRMGITRLCRGEVRLDSQVLGYLRRDEVTHEVWDSTPLEMPRRRLTTQAVWWTVPASLAKRLGWEELRMGAAAHAMEHTAIGLLPAFAPCDRWDIGGVSTALHPDTGLATIFVHDGMEGGAGFAYRGYEEAEQWLRATLERLTRCGCTDGCPACVVSPKCGNANQVLNKADAAELLALLLD from the coding sequence GTGAACTACGAGTGGGTGCTGTCCGGCCGGGAGGTGGCGGCGACGGCGACGCGGGAGCCAAGCGTCGCCGTGGTCGCCGACTGGCCGGACTGGCTGCCCACTCAGGCCGCGGAGGCCATCGTCGCCTCGGGTGTCGAGCGGGCGTGGGCTCACCAGGTCGAGTTCGCCGAGCATCTGTTCAGGGGCAGGCACGCCATCGTCAGCACCCCGACCGGTTCGGGCAAGACGCTTGGCTACCTGTTGCCGATCCTCGCGGCGCAGCACGGACGGATCGGTTTCACCGTCGACTCGGCGCGTACCCGACTGACTGCGCCCCGGCACACGGCGCTGTACCTCGCGCCCACCAAGGCCCTCGCCCACGACCAGGCACGGGCGGCGGCGGCGCTTGGCCCGCGCGGTTGGCGGGTGGCGGCGCTGGACGGCGATTCCGACGTCGCCGAGCGCCGGTTCGCCCGGGAGCATGCCTCGTTCATCCTCACCAATCCCGACATGCTGCACTTCTCGGTGCTCCCCAACCACGAGCGCTGGGCGTCATTCCTGGGGTCGCTGCGCTACATCGTCATCGATGAGGCGCACCGGTACCAGGGGATGTTCGGGGCACACGTCGCACAGGTGGTGCGGCGGCTGCGTCGGCTGGCCGCGCTTCACGGTGCCGAGCCGGTGGTTGCGCTGTCGTCGGCCACCGCGCCCAACGCGGCCGAGTTCGCGGCGACGCTGATCGGCGCGGAGGCCGTCGAATCGGTCAGCGGGGACACCTCGCCCGCAGGTCGCCGCACGGTCGCGCTCTGGCGCCCCTCCGGGTCGCTGCGCACCGACACGGCCCGACTGCTCGCCGGGCTGTCCGACCGGGGAGCCCAGACGATTGCCTTCGTCGCGTCGCGCCAGGGTGCCGAACTCGTGTCGATCGCGGCACAGGAGCAGGCCTCCGATCCGGCGCGGATCGCCTCCTACCGGGGCGGCTACCTCGCGGCCGACCGGCGAGAACTGGAGGCGGGGCTGCACTCGGGGCAGTTGCGCGGACTCGCCAGCACCAACGCGTTGGAACTGGGCGTCGACATCGCCGGGATGGATGCCGTCCTGGTGTCCGGATATCCGGGGAAGTTGGCGTCGTTCTGGCAGCAGGCGGGGCGCGCGGGCAGGCGGGGCCAGGACGCCCTCGTGGTGCTGCTCGCCAGCGAGAATCCGCTCGACGCCTACCTGATGGAGCACCCAGAGTTGGTGTTCGAGGTCCCCGTGGAACGGGCCGTGCTGCACCCCGACAACCCGAGGGTGCTCGGCCTGCACCTGGCGGCCGCGGCGCAGGAGTCGCCGCTTCGCGACTCTGACGACCGCTGGTTCGGCCCGGCGACGGCGGCGACGGCAGCGGCGCTCGTCGGCCAGGGGGTGCTCCGCGACCGCAACGGCAGGTACTTCTGGACCAGGCCGGATCGCGCCGTGGACTTCATCAACCTCAGGTCGATCGGCGAGCGCCCCCTCGACATCATCGAGCGGGACACGGGCCGGGTCCTCGGGGTGGTGGACATGGCCGCCGTCGACCGCACCGTGCACCCCGGCGCCGTCTATCTGCACCAGGGGGAGTCCTTCCTCGTGGATCACCTCGACGTCGAGGAGCACCAGGCGTTGGTGGTCGCCGGTCGACCCCGCTACTACACGCAGCCGCAGTCCACCTTCGACATCCAGATCGTCCGGGAGGCGGAGCACCGCCGGATGGGCATCACGCGGCTGTGCCGCGGGGAGGTGCGCCTCGACTCCCAGGTGCTCGGCTACCTGCGTCGCGACGAGGTCACCCATGAGGTGTGGGACTCGACCCCGCTGGAGATGCCCCGCCGACGGCTGACGACACAGGCGGTGTGGTGGACGGTCCCTGCGTCGTTGGCCAAGAGGCTCGGGTGGGAGGAGCTGCGCATGGGTGCCGCGGCGCACGCCATGGAGCACACGGCGATCGGGCTGTTGCCCGCCTTCGCGCCCTGTGACCGGTGGGACATCGGCGGTGTGAGCACGGCGCTTCATCCCGATACCGGCCTGGCCACGATCTTCGTCCACGACGGCATGGAGGGCGGGGCGGGCTTCGCCTATCGCGGGTACGAGGAGGCCGAGCAGTGGCTGCGGGCGACCCTGGAGCGGCTCACCCGGTGCGGCTGCACCGACGGCTGCCCGGCGTGTGTCGTCTCACCTAAATGCGGCAACGCGAACCAGGTTCTGAACAAGGCCGATGCCGCCGAGCTGCTTGCCTTGCTGCTCGACTGA
- a CDS encoding M1 family metallopeptidase: protein MGTNGSSARTGRTTRRRAALATMLAVLAGALWLATPGGALAEDDGLFETNDTRYVVAADGSPVKVTVDLTLRNTVPDVRTSGGVRYYYFTRYLVAVPTGTQNLRATSNGRSLNVSLEKAPDPAFQDIQTAAISFPELRYGKTRSISLTYDLQGADIRSSDLSRVGKGYAAFITSATGEAGHTSVEVVAPKSYEFHASSDAFTETRSGATTAWKSTKATDDLGIWEFVTLRDHDLAGEATVTIGGDTVRLLSFPGDDAWSDFVADKLTAAVPHLERLTGTPWPGGLDTVVEDVSPTVTGYAWFNAATNEILLGEELDTHLLVHEASHVWFNHNRIGDRWLQEGLAEVVATRIGPTIGGTEDPPTAPSPTGKGAFKLSTWSDPEGRAGETDSYGYPAAYAAVEELIGDLDDESFAEVVSAALGGESAYERPGSTLNRSGTGTRRFLDLVEDRGGNASADATYRTWILDEGASALLDERAESRKLYRAIDGSDGAWQPPKGLRWLMTDWQFSDADELMGDLDATAAAAGQLQDDAAAAALDLPASLREGYESADVPSGYQESGKAIRAAIDSVAEVDDATRAVEEAGDPVSELGEAILGTDAQVDASRAAFSDGEFAAADRHARTAASQSRISGLLGIATVAAAVLALGGLTVLAVALLRRRRPAVEPAATTPFPPGPPPGDLR from the coding sequence ATGGGCACGAATGGATCCTCAGCCAGGACGGGCCGGACGACGCGACGACGGGCGGCGCTCGCCACGATGCTCGCCGTGCTCGCGGGCGCCCTCTGGCTGGCGACCCCGGGCGGGGCGCTCGCCGAAGACGACGGGCTCTTCGAGACCAACGACACCCGCTACGTCGTGGCGGCCGACGGCAGCCCCGTCAAGGTCACCGTCGACCTGACGCTCCGCAACACCGTGCCAGACGTGCGCACCTCAGGAGGCGTTCGCTACTACTACTTCACCCGCTACCTCGTGGCGGTGCCGACCGGCACCCAGAACCTCCGCGCCACGTCGAACGGCCGCAGCCTCAACGTCAGCCTCGAGAAGGCTCCGGACCCCGCCTTCCAGGACATCCAGACGGCGGCGATCTCCTTTCCCGAACTGCGCTACGGCAAGACGAGATCCATCTCGCTGACCTACGACCTGCAAGGAGCGGACATCCGCTCGAGCGACCTGTCGCGGGTCGGCAAGGGGTACGCGGCGTTCATCACGTCGGCAACGGGGGAGGCGGGACACACCAGCGTCGAGGTCGTCGCGCCGAAGAGCTACGAGTTCCACGCCTCCTCCGACGCCTTCACGGAGACCCGCTCCGGTGCGACCACGGCCTGGAAGTCGACCAAGGCCACTGACGACCTCGGCATCTGGGAGTTCGTCACCCTCCGCGACCACGACCTGGCGGGCGAGGCCACCGTCACCATCGGGGGCGACACGGTCCGACTGCTCAGCTTCCCCGGCGATGACGCCTGGTCCGACTTCGTCGCCGACAAGCTCACCGCGGCCGTGCCCCACTTGGAGCGGCTGACCGGCACGCCGTGGCCGGGAGGGCTCGACACCGTCGTCGAGGACGTGTCGCCGACCGTCACCGGCTACGCCTGGTTCAACGCGGCGACCAACGAGATCCTGCTCGGGGAGGAGTTGGACACCCATCTGCTCGTCCACGAGGCGTCGCACGTGTGGTTCAACCACAACCGGATCGGTGACCGGTGGCTCCAGGAGGGCCTCGCCGAGGTGGTCGCCACCCGGATCGGGCCGACGATCGGAGGCACCGAAGACCCGCCAACGGCCCCGAGCCCGACGGGGAAGGGCGCGTTCAAGCTGTCGACGTGGAGCGATCCGGAAGGCCGGGCAGGCGAGACGGACAGCTACGGCTACCCGGCCGCCTACGCGGCGGTCGAAGAACTGATCGGCGACCTCGACGACGAGTCCTTCGCGGAGGTGGTCTCCGCCGCGCTCGGTGGCGAGTCGGCCTACGAGCGGCCCGGAAGCACCCTCAACAGGTCCGGCACCGGCACCAGACGGTTCCTCGACCTGGTCGAGGACCGCGGGGGCAACGCCTCGGCGGACGCCACCTACCGGACCTGGATCCTTGACGAGGGCGCCTCGGCGCTGCTCGACGAGAGGGCCGAGTCGAGGAAGCTCTACCGCGCGATCGACGGCTCCGACGGCGCATGGCAGCCCCCGAAGGGCCTCAGGTGGCTGATGACCGACTGGCAGTTCTCGGACGCCGACGAGTTGATGGGCGACCTCGACGCCACCGCCGCCGCTGCGGGACAACTGCAGGACGACGCGGCCGCCGCCGCCCTCGATCTGCCTGCATCGTTGCGGGAGGGCTACGAGTCGGCAGACGTCCCGAGCGGCTACCAGGAGTCGGGCAAGGCGATCCGCGCCGCCATCGACTCCGTCGCCGAGGTGGACGACGCCACCCGGGCGGTCGAGGAGGCCGGCGACCCGGTCTCCGAACTCGGCGAGGCGATCCTCGGCACCGACGCCCAGGTCGACGCCTCCCGGGCCGCCTTCTCCGACGGCGAGTTCGCCGCCGCCGACCGGCACGCCCGGACGGCGGCCAGCCAGTCCCGAATCTCCGGGCTGCTCGGGATCGCCACGGTCGCGGCGGCCGTCCTCGCCCTCGGCGGACTGACCGTTCTCGCCGTCGCGTTGCTTCGCCGACGCCGGCCCGCGGTCGAACCGGCCGCGACGACGCCGTTTCCTCCCGGGCCGCCTCCGGGCGACCTCCGCTGA
- a CDS encoding TadE family type IV pilus minor pilin yields the protein MVTVELAIGCITAVLVTACLVSLAMLGVAQSACAESSAQLARQSARGDDAAVAAARSRAPEGARVSIDRGEDGVTAEVRVTVPVLGVGGVTVGARSWAAYEPGQGP from the coding sequence ATGGTCACCGTCGAGTTGGCCATCGGCTGCATCACGGCGGTGCTCGTCACCGCCTGCCTCGTCTCCCTCGCGATGTTGGGCGTCGCGCAGAGCGCCTGCGCCGAGTCGAGCGCCCAACTCGCCCGGCAGAGCGCCCGTGGCGACGACGCCGCGGTCGCCGCCGCCCGGTCCCGGGCACCCGAGGGTGCCCGGGTCAGCATCGACAGGGGCGAGGACGGCGTGACGGCCGAGGTGCGGGTGACGGTCCCGGTCCTCGGCGTCGGCGGCGTCACCGTTGGCGCCAGGTCCTGGGCCGCCTACGAGCCGGGGCAGGGGCCGTGA
- the mgrA gene encoding L-glyceraldehyde 3-phosphate reductase gives MTYVAAEDRYESMPYRRLGTSGLKLPAISLGFWHNFGDDKPVETQRAIMRRAFDKGVTHFDLANNYGPPYGAAETNFGRIIAEDFAPYRNELVISSKAGWDMWPGPYGFGGSRKYLLSSLDDSLQRMGLDYVDIFYHHRPDPETPLEETMAALDQAIRSGKALYAGISSYSAGLTSEAQAIARSLGTPLIIHQPSYSILNRWIEDGDPSLLQACADNGMGVIAFSPLAQGMLTGRYLDGIPEGSRATQGKSLSTDLLSDENIEHLRQLNAIAERRGQSLAEMAIAWALRDQGAASVTSVVLGASSVAQLDDNLGGLKNLEFSAEELATIDQHGGVQGINLWQGATDSVK, from the coding sequence ATGACCTATGTTGCGGCGGAAGACCGCTATGAATCGATGCCGTACCGGCGCCTGGGGACCTCAGGGCTGAAGCTCCCCGCCATCTCGCTCGGGTTCTGGCACAACTTCGGTGACGACAAGCCCGTCGAGACGCAGCGCGCCATCATGCGTCGCGCGTTCGACAAGGGCGTGACGCACTTCGACCTCGCCAACAACTACGGGCCCCCCTACGGCGCCGCGGAGACCAACTTCGGCCGCATCATCGCGGAGGACTTCGCCCCCTACCGCAACGAGTTGGTGATCTCGTCGAAGGCCGGCTGGGACATGTGGCCCGGCCCGTACGGCTTCGGAGGGTCCCGCAAGTACCTGCTGTCCTCGCTGGACGACTCGCTGCAGCGGATGGGCCTCGACTACGTCGACATCTTCTACCACCACCGCCCCGACCCGGAGACCCCGCTCGAGGAGACCATGGCGGCCCTCGACCAGGCCATCCGGTCCGGCAAGGCGCTGTACGCTGGCATCTCGTCCTACTCGGCGGGCCTGACCTCGGAGGCGCAGGCGATCGCGCGGTCGCTCGGAACGCCGCTGATCATCCACCAACCGTCGTACTCCATCCTCAACAGGTGGATCGAGGACGGCGACCCCTCGCTGCTGCAGGCCTGCGCCGACAACGGGATGGGCGTCATCGCGTTCTCCCCGCTCGCCCAGGGCATGCTGACCGGCCGCTACCTCGACGGGATCCCGGAGGGTTCGCGCGCCACTCAGGGCAAGTCGCTGAGCACCGACCTGCTCTCTGACGAGAACATCGAGCACCTGCGCCAACTGAACGCGATCGCCGAGCGCAGGGGCCAGAGCCTCGCCGAGATGGCCATCGCCTGGGCGCTGCGCGACCAGGGCGCCGCATCCGTGACCTCGGTGGTGCTCGGCGCCTCGTCTGTCGCCCAACTCGACGACAACCTCGGAGGCCTGAAGAACCTCGAGTTCAGCGCCGAGGAACTCGCGACGATCGACCAGCACGGCGGCGTGCAGGGCATCAACCTCTGGCAGGGGGCGACCGACTCGGTCAAGTGA
- a CDS encoding DUF7059 domain-containing protein → MPNTTIDAGRLRADLLAACYTVDAVLDRIGEAGQDGLGRNMTVPADVALGGARDPLAALIRLFLLQRRVPRADLAGVIDVESLTAAGYLSPEGENLAADVDIRPYGSPDDGASGWVVSDLTPGLDLNMTPTRPDYVLGVSPASTTLAQITARTPVASALDLGTGCGVQSLHLGRHATHVVGTDVNARALDLAALTAALNVADVDLRAGSLYEPVTGERFDLIVSNPPFVMSPPSAEAETLTYREANFEGDRLVETLVRGAADHLNPGGSLQLLTNWAILDGPWEERLRDWVPEGCDAWFIERERLDVYSYIEMWLTDAGLAGTPRWRSAYDEWLAYFDRLGIRSVGMGWVQITRAERAEPHLRFESWPHAVAQPVGDVFARNAEAVTASLLPVGELLAARPMLVDVEQEMIGRPGAEDPEHVVFRQRVGLLRAVKADTALAAVLGALDGDLTLGQVVAAVAAVLEVDPAELAAGVLPEVRKALLDQLLRIV, encoded by the coding sequence GTGCCGAACACCACCATCGATGCGGGGCGCCTGCGCGCCGACCTCCTCGCCGCCTGCTACACCGTCGACGCCGTCCTGGACCGGATCGGTGAGGCGGGGCAGGACGGCCTCGGCCGCAACATGACCGTCCCCGCCGACGTTGCCCTCGGCGGCGCACGCGACCCCCTCGCCGCCCTGATCCGGCTGTTCCTGCTGCAGCGCCGCGTCCCGCGGGCCGACCTGGCAGGGGTAATCGACGTCGAGTCGCTGACCGCGGCCGGGTACCTGTCGCCGGAGGGCGAGAACCTGGCTGCCGACGTCGACATCCGGCCCTATGGCTCTCCCGACGATGGGGCCTCCGGTTGGGTCGTCAGCGACCTGACCCCGGGCCTCGACCTCAACATGACGCCGACTCGCCCCGACTACGTGCTCGGCGTCTCCCCGGCGTCGACGACCCTCGCGCAGATCACCGCCCGCACGCCGGTCGCGTCGGCGCTCGACCTCGGCACCGGCTGCGGCGTGCAGTCGCTGCACCTCGGCAGGCACGCCACCCACGTCGTCGGCACCGACGTCAACGCCCGGGCCCTCGACCTCGCGGCGCTGACCGCCGCACTCAACGTTGCGGACGTCGACCTGCGCGCCGGGTCCCTGTACGAGCCGGTGACCGGCGAGAGGTTCGACCTGATCGTGTCGAACCCGCCGTTCGTGATGAGCCCGCCCAGCGCGGAGGCCGAGACCCTCACCTACCGCGAGGCGAACTTCGAGGGCGACCGTCTCGTCGAGACGCTGGTGCGCGGCGCGGCCGATCACCTCAACCCCGGCGGCTCGCTGCAACTGCTCACCAACTGGGCGATCCTCGACGGCCCGTGGGAGGAGCGGCTGCGCGACTGGGTGCCGGAGGGCTGCGACGCGTGGTTCATCGAGCGGGAGCGCCTTGACGTCTACTCCTACATCGAGATGTGGCTGACGGACGCCGGGCTGGCGGGCACCCCGCGCTGGCGTTCCGCCTATGACGAGTGGCTTGCCTACTTCGACCGGCTTGGCATCCGCTCCGTCGGGATGGGCTGGGTCCAGATCACCCGCGCCGAACGGGCCGAGCCGCACCTGCGGTTCGAGAGTTGGCCGCACGCGGTCGCACAGCCGGTCGGTGACGTCTTCGCGCGCAACGCCGAGGCCGTCACGGCCTCGCTGCTGCCCGTCGGTGAACTGCTGGCCGCCCGCCCCATGCTGGTCGACGTGGAACAGGAGATGATCGGACGCCCCGGCGCCGAGGACCCTGAGCACGTGGTGTTCCGGCAGCGCGTCGGGCTGCTGCGCGCCGTCAAGGCCGACACCGCGCTCGCCGCGGTCCTGGGGGCGCTCGACGGTGACCTGACGCTCGGTCAGGTGGTTGCCGCGGTCGCCGCCGTCCTGGAGGTCGACCCGGCAGAGCTGGCCGCGGGCGTGCTGCCCGAGGTGCGCAAGGCGCTGCTCGACCAACTCCTGCGGATCGTCTGA
- a CDS encoding Rv3654c family TadE-like protein: MNNAARGEQRGSAGAVLTVGIALATAGVFVVAMVLIHWFAISRQAEQAAELAALAAVGAASMGEEPCQAASEAASRNEVSVADCIVRGEGRHVVVEVSVHADLTPTLPGVPGSLTRRATAATF; encoded by the coding sequence GTGAACAACGCAGCACGAGGTGAGCAGCGCGGCAGCGCAGGCGCGGTCCTGACCGTCGGCATCGCGCTGGCGACCGCTGGGGTCTTCGTCGTGGCGATGGTCCTGATCCACTGGTTCGCGATCTCCCGCCAGGCGGAGCAGGCCGCCGAACTCGCCGCCCTCGCGGCGGTCGGAGCGGCATCGATGGGCGAGGAGCCCTGCCAGGCGGCATCCGAGGCCGCCTCCCGCAACGAGGTCTCCGTCGCTGACTGCATCGTGCGGGGCGAGGGGCGGCATGTGGTGGTGGAGGTCAGCGTGCATGCCGACCTCACGCCGACGCTCCCGGGTGTGCCGGGCAGTCTCACGCGCCGGGCGACCGCGGCGACCTTCTGA
- a CDS encoding type II secretion system F family protein encodes MTAAMLAAVAALLLIGAPPHARLVARRRTRGARRPLPWRVLPAAALLVGVVALLAPGALWWILAAAISGGTCAILVRGHRARRAELRLAKECARAARVLASLMAVGKIPTAALLDAAEDCPVLGQAAQAVRLGGDVAGELDRASGRRGLEPLRSIGAAWRLAERTGAPMAAILARVADDLRRRQQLDALIEAELAAARASGHIMAALPFLAVGLGFAVGVNSLRFLTGDPLGRVLLVVGVSMTAAGVLWIDALARPRRKR; translated from the coding sequence ATGACGGCCGCGATGCTTGCGGCCGTCGCGGCGCTGCTCCTGATCGGGGCCCCGCCTCACGCGCGGCTCGTGGCGCGTCGCCGCACCCGGGGCGCCAGGCGGCCTCTCCCGTGGCGGGTCCTCCCCGCCGCGGCGCTCCTGGTGGGTGTCGTGGCCCTCCTCGCGCCCGGGGCCCTCTGGTGGATCCTCGCCGCCGCCATCTCGGGTGGCACCTGCGCGATCCTCGTGCGCGGACACCGGGCCCGCAGAGCCGAGCTTCGGCTCGCCAAGGAGTGTGCCAGGGCTGCACGGGTGCTCGCCTCGTTGATGGCGGTCGGGAAGATCCCGACCGCGGCGCTGCTCGACGCCGCCGAGGACTGCCCCGTGCTCGGCCAAGCGGCGCAGGCCGTCCGACTCGGCGGCGACGTCGCGGGCGAACTCGACCGTGCCTCCGGGCGCCGTGGGCTTGAGCCGCTGCGTTCCATCGGGGCGGCTTGGCGTCTCGCGGAGCGGACGGGTGCCCCGATGGCGGCGATCCTCGCGAGGGTCGCCGACGACCTGCGCCGCAGGCAGCAACTCGATGCCCTGATCGAGGCCGAACTTGCCGCAGCAAGGGCGAGCGGGCACATCATGGCGGCGCTGCCCTTCCTGGCAGTCGGGCTGGGGTTCGCGGTCGGCGTCAACTCGCTGCGGTTCCTCACCGGGGACCCGTTGGGCAGGGTGCTGCTCGTGGTCGGCGTCTCCATGACCGCCGCCGGGGTGCTCTGGATCGATGCGCTGGCCCGTCCGCGGAGGAAGAGGTGA
- a CDS encoding type II secretion system F family protein codes for MTGAVPLAALTAALGMALLLSSPGAALGRLRTPARPAGAPPGRDPLGVPRRRLIAIALACLVLVLVPGVAAVPLAVLFGGAAFVLLGRLPARASRPAPAAQVAETLEFLAVCLDVGRPMSQAVAAVAEASPEPSRVLLRQVGAHLALGRAGPDAWEELRHDPVWGSVAVDVARAERSGTPVAALLRVHADDARRESRDAAVKAARTVGVRSVMPLMLCFLPAFILVGVVPIIAGLLRGFFG; via the coding sequence GTGACCGGGGCGGTCCCGCTGGCCGCGCTGACGGCCGCGCTAGGGATGGCTCTGCTGCTGTCGAGTCCCGGCGCGGCACTTGGACGGTTACGCACGCCGGCCCGGCCGGCGGGCGCGCCACCGGGTCGCGACCCGCTCGGGGTGCCACGGCGACGGCTGATCGCGATCGCGCTGGCGTGTCTGGTCCTGGTGCTGGTGCCCGGCGTCGCAGCCGTCCCTCTTGCGGTCCTGTTCGGGGGCGCCGCGTTCGTGCTACTCGGGCGGCTCCCCGCCAGGGCGAGCCGTCCTGCCCCGGCCGCTCAGGTCGCAGAGACCCTCGAGTTCCTGGCCGTCTGCCTCGACGTCGGGCGGCCCATGTCCCAGGCCGTCGCTGCGGTCGCGGAGGCGTCGCCGGAGCCTAGCCGAGTACTGCTGCGCCAGGTCGGGGCGCACCTCGCGCTGGGGAGGGCGGGGCCGGACGCTTGGGAGGAACTGCGCCACGATCCGGTGTGGGGGAGCGTGGCCGTCGACGTCGCCCGGGCCGAGCGCTCAGGCACACCGGTCGCGGCATTGCTGCGCGTCCACGCCGACGACGCCCGCCGCGAGTCACGCGATGCGGCCGTGAAGGCGGCCCGCACGGTGGGGGTCCGCTCCGTGATGCCTCTGATGCTGTGCTTCCTTCCAGCCTTCATCCTGGTCGGCGTCGTCCCCATCATCGCCGGGCTGCTGCGCGGCTTCTTCGGCTGA